Proteins encoded in a region of the Bacteroidota bacterium genome:
- a CDS encoding RHS repeat-associated core domain-containing protein produces the protein MPFRFKVVLSPQPVDFLLPDILTPISAVGRIASAEADTVAVLKKESQLVGVNKFMRLWSHEYVLRDHLGGMRVRFRAGSQTASPTAVVYQYASYYPYGLEHGGQSYSRGDRDDELFHGKRLDEGHGLDWHHYGWRYYDAEIGRWTMVDPADEFSTAYAYVGADPVNFTDPDGAQAECASHRNIWGPCGEGNGRRQNSILEGYPLDHHFETEAAQKFAGRRREAMVGMEAPAASLAALKGVRDIFLALDSTPLLGVPGNRKENGVRHLAFAIYATQRVGYENAQLILHGHEVYPTAMFEDYADLTIMQQDDHVDMLNNYIGVAHALGGGDETASVGGALFDALHIARDSGFYMIEVGANRDRIHYQLTDIEYDTLYNHFVDLGYEE, from the coding sequence GTGCCCTTCCGCTTCAAGGTAGTCTTGTCACCGCAGCCCGTCGATTTCCTCTTGCCCGACATTCTGACGCCGATCTCAGCGGTGGGGCGTATCGCGTCGGCAGAAGCAGACACGGTGGCAGTGCTGAAGAAGGAGTCGCAGCTGGTGGGGGTCAACAAGTTCATGCGGCTGTGGTCGCACGAGTACGTGCTGCGGGACCACCTGGGCGGGATGCGGGTGCGGTTCCGCGCGGGGAGCCAGACGGCAAGCCCAACGGCTGTGGTGTACCAGTACGCGAGCTACTACCCGTACGGGCTGGAGCACGGAGGGCAGAGCTACAGCCGGGGGGACCGGGACGACGAGCTATTCCACGGGAAGCGGCTGGACGAGGGGCACGGGCTGGACTGGCACCACTACGGGTGGCGGTACTACGACGCAGAAATCGGGCGATGGACAATGGTGGATCCAGCGGACGAGTTCTCCACAGCCTATGCATACGTAGGAGCAGACCCTGTAAACTTTACTGACCCGGATGGTGCACAAGCTGAATGTGCCTCCCATCGCAATATTTGGGGGCCGTGTGGTGAAGGTAATGGTAGGCGGCAAAATTCTATACTAGAAGGCTACCCGCTAGATCATCACTTCGAAACGGAAGCGGCTCAGAAATTTGCTGGAAGAAGAAGGGAGGCTATGGTTGGAATGGAGGCACCTGCCGCTTCTTTAGCAGCACTGAAGGGTGTTCGTGATATATTTTTGGCGCTTGATAGTACTCCATTATTAGGTGTGCCGGGTAATAGAAAAGAAAATGGAGTGCGACATTTGGCATTTGCCATATACGCAACTCAGAGAGTTGGTTACGAGAATGCACAGCTTATATTGCATGGCCACGAGGTGTATCCAACTGCCATGTTTGAGGATTATGCAGACTTGACAATCATGCAGCAAGATGATCATGTTGATATGTTAAACAACTATATAGGCGTAGCTCATGCATTAGGTGGGGGCGATGAAACTGCGAGTGTTGGGGGGGCACTCTTTGACGCATTGCACATAGCTAGGGATTCTGGATTTTATATGATTGAAGTTGGGGCGAATAGGGATAGAATTCATTATCAGCTTACTGATATTGAATATGATACACTTTACAACCACTTTGTCGACCTTGGATACGAGGAGTGA
- a CDS encoding type IV pilin protein — MSFLLSLRRVSRSRNTLHEEAGYSLTELLIAIVIIGILALLAIPRFMGVTSRAKMAEAKTMLSTLHAFQQAHYYEMDRYGPSLDAIGFEQVPLLDEGGTARYVIAIEAADRAAYVATATSTVDFDNDGTFNVWEVTESGVITQRVAD, encoded by the coding sequence ATGTCTTTTCTCCTAAGCCTTCGGCGAGTATCCCGTAGCAGAAACACTCTTCACGAAGAGGCGGGGTATTCGCTCACGGAACTGCTCATCGCCATCGTCATCATCGGTATCCTCGCGCTCCTGGCGATACCGCGCTTCATGGGCGTGACCTCGCGCGCCAAGATGGCCGAGGCCAAGACGATGCTCTCGACGCTGCATGCTTTTCAGCAGGCGCACTACTACGAGATGGACCGCTACGGCCCGTCGCTGGACGCCATTGGCTTCGAGCAGGTCCCACTCCTGGACGAGGGGGGCACGGCACGCTACGTGATCGCCATCGAAGCGGCAGACCGCGCCGCCTACGTCGCCACGGCTACGTCCACCGTGGACTTCGACAACGACGGCACGTTCAACGTGTGGGAAGTGACAGAGTCCGGCGTCATCACGCAGCGCGTCGCGGATTAA
- a CDS encoding prepilin peptidase: MLVSSAVVGMAVGALVPPLSALPVLLAFLGLAAAFDLRSGLIPNALTLAATAFALTVWVSPPLALGPLSAAFTAASTLTLLRLGSTVWLSAPGFGWGDVKLSVPLGLVLGWSVLWALYLAVVLAAIVAVSGLATGRLTRRSRIPFAPFILGGTLLHLAFPLGVVLDWVAALTL, translated from the coding sequence ATGCTGGTCTCGTCGGCCGTCGTGGGCATGGCTGTCGGCGCACTGGTACCGCCGTTGTCGGCGCTGCCGGTCCTCCTCGCGTTCCTCGGCCTCGCCGCAGCGTTCGACCTCCGGTCGGGGCTGATCCCGAACGCGCTGACGCTGGCCGCCACGGCGTTTGCCCTTACTGTGTGGGTGTCGCCGCCTTTGGCGCTGGGGCCGCTTTCAGCAGCCTTCACAGCAGCCTCTACGCTCACGTTGCTGCGCCTGGGAAGTACCGTCTGGCTCAGCGCACCCGGATTCGGGTGGGGAGACGTGAAACTCTCAGTGCCTCTCGGTCTTGTCCTGGGGTGGTCCGTGCTATGGGCGCTCTACCTTGCGGTTGTTCTAGCGGCGATTGTTGCCGTCTCTGGACTCGCCACCGGACGTCTCACCCGCCGCAGCCGCATCCCCTTTGCCCCATTCATCCTCGGCGGCACCCTCCTTCACCTCGCGTTTCCCCTCGGGGTCGTACTCGACTGGGTCGCTGCTCTGACGCTCTAG
- a CDS encoding type II secretion system F family protein has product MHDLPPALRRSRRQGRAQKGGEGSLRTLLGRRVPTRALADATRSLAVMVAARLPLVDALRTTARQSDHDRLGAVLSDVARRVERGQPFAASLERHPKVFSPLFGQLVREGEVAGALDAVLLRLADHLEKAEALRRKVRMAMMYPAIVLAVALATVAFLLTAIVPTFADMFSDFGAELPLPTRIVLGVTDALQAYGWIVLLALVGVVVLARGLRRDPRVQRAAEQVRLRLPVLGPLYAKGLTARVCRTLGTLVESGVALDEALRVTATSSESLLAREATAEMRRRVVRGTSLAAPMARASFFPPMVVQMVSVGEETARLSEMLLHVARHYEAEVDAAVEALASVIEPLLVVVLGIIVGAILVAIYLPMFELTNVIQ; this is encoded by the coding sequence ATGCATGATCTTCCTCCTGCCTTACGCCGAAGTCGCAGGCAAGGTCGTGCCCAGAAGGGAGGAGAGGGCTCACTGCGCACTCTACTAGGCCGCAGGGTCCCAACCCGTGCGCTCGCTGACGCAACGCGTAGCCTCGCGGTCATGGTAGCCGCGCGCCTTCCGCTTGTCGATGCGCTCCGCACGACCGCCCGTCAATCAGACCATGATCGTCTCGGTGCTGTCCTCTCTGACGTAGCTCGTCGGGTGGAGCGTGGTCAACCGTTTGCGGCGAGTCTAGAACGTCACCCCAAGGTCTTCAGCCCGCTCTTTGGCCAGCTCGTCCGCGAAGGCGAAGTCGCAGGCGCACTCGACGCTGTGCTTCTTCGTCTAGCTGACCACCTAGAGAAGGCGGAGGCGCTGCGTCGCAAGGTCCGTATGGCGATGATGTACCCGGCGATCGTCCTCGCCGTCGCGTTGGCAACGGTGGCGTTTCTTCTCACCGCGATCGTCCCCACCTTCGCGGACATGTTCTCGGACTTCGGAGCTGAGCTACCTCTCCCAACGCGCATCGTGCTCGGTGTTACGGACGCTCTCCAGGCCTATGGCTGGATCGTGCTCCTCGCATTGGTCGGAGTGGTTGTGCTTGCTCGGGGACTGCGCCGGGATCCGCGGGTCCAGCGTGCAGCGGAGCAGGTTCGTCTACGGTTGCCCGTGTTAGGTCCGCTCTATGCAAAAGGGTTGACAGCGCGCGTTTGCCGCACCCTGGGGACGCTCGTTGAATCAGGCGTGGCGCTTGACGAGGCTCTCCGCGTAACCGCGACCTCGTCGGAGAGTCTGCTCGCCCGCGAGGCAACCGCCGAGATGCGCCGCCGTGTCGTGCGCGGTACCTCGCTGGCCGCTCCGATGGCGCGTGCGTCGTTCTTTCCGCCGATGGTGGTCCAGATGGTGAGCGTGGGGGAGGAGACGGCGCGTCTGAGCGAGATGCTCCTGCATGTCGCGCGGCACTACGAAGCTGAGGTCGATGCAGCAGTAGAGGCCCTTGCCTCGGTGATTGAGCCGCTCTTGGTCGTCGTGCTCGGTATCATCGTCGGTGCAATCCTCGTGGCGATCTATCTCCCGATGTTCGAGCTGACGAACGTCATCCAATAG
- a CDS encoding family 16 glycosylhydrolase: MNRSPLSFLPCVLILSFGLLVGCAQGTDADTAADAPTATPPGITYADAVVWAVNVGGEAYEGVDGVAYLADEALVQGTAATIDTTLGSQDGLLYRTYRTGDLAVAHPLPDGFYDVTFHFSEPEDEPVGSRVFLVRAEDALVIDSLDVRKARDEKHHSALTRTAQNVQVTDGQLDIAFEPVVSEPILSAIVVRQRQEDQRTWTLAWEDNFDGVGAPDSTRWSYNVWPARKVNDEDQAYTDRLKNVRQEDGVLVIEAHKEQYDNAEYTSGRIHTEGKGDLLYGRVEVSARVPAGQGTWAAVWMLPTDPYRYATTCEAPDDWQGSPTCDAWPNSGEIDILEHVGYDMNHVHGTVHNKAYYWRNWEQRKGSIETVDAEGDFHVYALEWTPERIDIFFDGTRYFTYMNEGTGWRAWPYDHPYNIILNLAIGGAWGRAGGPIDDSIFPVRMEVDYVRVYESTDILPDDVATLDAARR; encoded by the coding sequence ATGAACCGATCGCCTCTCTCCTTCCTGCCCTGTGTCTTGATCCTGTCGTTCGGCCTCCTTGTGGGCTGCGCGCAGGGTACCGATGCCGACACCGCCGCCGACGCACCCACCGCCACGCCTCCGGGCATCACGTATGCCGACGCCGTCGTGTGGGCCGTCAACGTGGGCGGCGAGGCGTACGAGGGCGTTGACGGCGTGGCGTACCTCGCCGACGAGGCCCTCGTTCAGGGCACCGCGGCCACCATCGACACGACGCTCGGCAGCCAGGACGGCCTCCTCTACCGCACCTACCGCACCGGCGACCTCGCCGTGGCGCACCCGCTCCCCGACGGCTTCTACGACGTCACGTTCCACTTCTCCGAGCCTGAGGACGAGCCCGTCGGCAGCCGCGTGTTCCTCGTTCGCGCCGAGGACGCCCTCGTCATCGACAGCCTCGACGTGCGCAAGGCGCGCGACGAGAAGCACCACTCGGCCCTGACCCGCACGGCCCAGAACGTCCAGGTGACCGACGGCCAACTCGACATTGCCTTCGAGCCCGTGGTGAGCGAACCGATCCTGAGCGCGATCGTCGTGCGCCAGCGGCAGGAGGACCAGCGCACCTGGACGCTCGCCTGGGAGGACAACTTCGACGGCGTCGGCGCACCGGACTCGACGCGGTGGTCCTACAACGTCTGGCCCGCCCGCAAGGTCAACGACGAGGACCAGGCCTACACGGACCGCCTCAAGAACGTCCGCCAGGAGGACGGGGTGCTCGTCATCGAGGCGCACAAGGAACAGTACGACAACGCCGAGTACACGTCCGGCCGCATCCACACCGAGGGCAAGGGTGACCTCCTCTACGGCCGTGTGGAGGTGAGCGCACGCGTGCCCGCCGGGCAGGGCACCTGGGCCGCTGTCTGGATGCTCCCGACGGACCCCTACCGCTACGCCACCACCTGCGAAGCCCCCGACGACTGGCAGGGCAGCCCCACCTGCGACGCGTGGCCCAACTCCGGCGAGATCGACATCCTGGAGCACGTCGGCTACGACATGAACCACGTCCACGGCACCGTCCACAACAAGGCCTACTACTGGCGCAACTGGGAGCAACGCAAGGGCAGCATCGAGACCGTCGACGCCGAGGGCGACTTCCACGTCTACGCGCTCGAATGGACGCCCGAGCGCATCGACATCTTCTTCGACGGGACGCGCTACTTCACCTACATGAACGAGGGCACCGGCTGGCGCGCGTGGCCCTACGACCACCCGTACAACATCATCCTCAACCTCGCCATCGGCGGGGCGTGGGGCCGCGCCGGCGGGCCGATCGACGACAGCATCTTCCCCGTGCGCATGGAGGTCGACTACGTGCGCGTCTACGAGTCGACGGACATCCTGCCCGACGACGTGGCTACGCTCGACGCGGCGCGGCGCTAG